A section of the Gammaproteobacteria bacterium genome encodes:
- a CDS encoding CBS domain-containing protein, whose protein sequence is MKSLKVSEYMTYQPATFKKDMPIAEAVELFLTKAQIGGPVLDDNKHVIGFLSEQDCLSTMLEATYFGESHTIVADKMRDEVLTVSPEDSILEIAKTMTGQKPKIYPVVDANNILLGIITRRDVLKAIDIHLNAGYAKGHARMV, encoded by the coding sequence ATGAAGTCACTAAAAGTTTCCGAATATATGACCTACCAACCTGCTACTTTTAAAAAAGATATGCCGATTGCTGAAGCCGTTGAGTTATTTCTTACCAAGGCCCAAATTGGTGGCCCCGTATTAGACGACAATAAGCACGTGATTGGTTTTTTGTCTGAGCAAGACTGCTTATCTACTATGTTAGAAGCAACCTATTTTGGTGAGTCTCACACCATAGTCGCCGACAAAATGCGCGATGAGGTGTTAACCGTGAGCCCCGAAGATTCGATTCTAGAAATAGCCAAAACCATGACGGGCCAAAAACCTAAAATATATCCGGTGGTTGATGCAAATAATATTCTGTTGGGCATTATTACCCGTCGTGATGTTTTAAAAGCGATAGATATCCATTTAAACGCTGGTTATGCCAAAGGTCACGCTCGAATGGTATAA
- a CDS encoding GreA/GreB family elongation factor, with amino-acid sequence MNKTALFNLVINELEQAYDGAVAAAARAHASATNGESVAENKYDTFGLEASYLAQGQSIRVEQCRTELEQFKTMTNSLNAKPDSELVEKVELGSLVTVINEDDKLRIFLLGPSAAGLTLKYEQLEITCITSQSPIGQVLLGKEIDQEFELKIGPNTQTFEVIALT; translated from the coding sequence ATGAACAAGACTGCACTGTTTAATCTAGTAATAAACGAGTTGGAACAAGCATATGATGGTGCAGTCGCTGCTGCAGCCCGCGCGCACGCAAGTGCAACTAATGGTGAGAGTGTTGCGGAAAATAAGTACGATACATTTGGCTTAGAAGCCTCTTATTTGGCGCAAGGACAGTCGATTCGGGTTGAGCAATGTCGCACAGAGCTTGAACAGTTTAAGACCATGACTAATTCACTTAATGCTAAGCCTGACAGTGAGTTGGTGGAAAAAGTTGAATTAGGCAGTTTGGTCACGGTGATCAATGAAGATGACAAGCTGCGGATCTTTTTACTGGGTCCATCGGCCGCTGGGCTGACCTTGAAATACGAGCAACTCGAGATTACTTGCATTACGTCACAATCCCCCATTGGTCAGGTCTTGCTAGGCAAAGAAATTGATCAAGAATTCGAATTGAAAATTGGGCCTAATACTCAGACTTTTGAAGTGATTGCTTTAACTTAA
- a CDS encoding response regulator, protein MKNGDYGLIISEWNMPDIDGLRLIKAIRSNNFYRDISVLMITAEMKREQVISVTQARVDGYIGKPFSAQDLKEKTTIGL, encoded by the coding sequence TTGAAAAATGGGGATTACGGTTTAATTATTTCAGAATGGAATATGCCCGATATCGACGGCTTAAGATTGATAAAAGCGATTCGTTCTAATAACTTCTATCGAGACATTTCCGTGTTAATGATCACCGCAGAAATGAAACGTGAACAGGTAATTTCGGTTACTCAAGCAAGAGTTGATGGTTATATTGGTAAACCTTTTTCAGCACAAGATCTCAAAGAAAAAACTACAATTGGTTTATAA